In Pseudobdellovibrionaceae bacterium, the following proteins share a genomic window:
- a CDS encoding TetR/AcrR family transcriptional regulator codes for MAKTAVKAPTKSKKRPRVSQKGTNGRSGPRPLGSSDPSTRQTLLRAAKKLFAVKGLSGTSIRDIAQEAGMNSSMISYYFDGKDGLYRACLEEIATTRLQFTRDILLPPQTLEEYQLRLKMFAESLVQLFLEDRETGLIVIREYDRINSPAEKVFMENFLKLFEMIIQFFKEAQKKNFVRLKSDPFTMASLFFGALTSQLRLDHIKEKTYGRSLKKPDERAKLCTHLVSLFTV; via the coding sequence ATGGCGAAGACAGCAGTTAAAGCCCCAACCAAAAGCAAAAAACGACCCCGGGTGTCTCAAAAAGGGACGAATGGCCGCTCGGGGCCTCGACCTTTGGGAAGCTCGGACCCTTCGACGCGGCAAACCCTTTTGCGCGCCGCCAAGAAACTTTTTGCCGTCAAAGGCCTCAGCGGCACTTCCATTCGGGATATTGCCCAGGAAGCTGGAATGAACTCCAGTATGATTAGCTATTATTTTGATGGCAAGGACGGACTTTATCGCGCCTGCCTGGAGGAAATCGCCACCACCAGATTGCAGTTCACCCGTGATATTCTCCTCCCACCCCAGACCTTGGAAGAGTATCAATTGCGATTGAAGATGTTCGCCGAAAGTCTGGTTCAGCTATTTCTCGAAGACCGGGAAACCGGGCTAATTGTGATCCGCGAGTATGACCGGATCAACTCTCCGGCTGAAAAGGTTTTTATGGAGAACTTTTTGAAGCTGTTTGAAATGATCATTCAGTTTTTTAAGGAAGCGCAGAAGAAGAATTTTGTGCGACTCAAAAGTGATCCCTTCACTATGGCCAGTTTGTTTTTTGGCGCACTCACTAGTCAGCTACGGCTCGATCACATCAAAGAAAAGACCTATGGTCGCAGCCTAAAAAAACCAGATGAGCGAGCCAAGCTGTGCACCCACCTGGTTTCTCTATTCACAGTTTAG